From Styela clava chromosome 6, kaStyClav1.hap1.2, whole genome shotgun sequence, one genomic window encodes:
- the LOC120331312 gene encoding sodium-coupled monocarboxylate transporter 2-like, translated as MQFPFANWKGASGGVICGIASAAWLYIGRKSITQSNDFVRKMELTADQCNFTCSGEEIVTNYTTLGYWTKPVEATTVPEIYDDDVPFYTLSYRYIGVVGLIGCIISGCIISLLTGGWRDRHKINPKLLRPLFDLWIFRIWIPEKIRKFLRFGIEWSEDDKDDEFETKPEKNKIDECIGVYSVKIDPDNVNADVRFGDAEHAVKMRSL; from the exons ATGCAATTTCCCTTCGCAAACTGGAAG GGAGCTTCTGGTGGTGTGATATGTGGTATTGCTTCAGCGGCATGGCTTTATATCGGGAGAAAAAGCATAACACAGTCAAACGATTTTGTGAGAAAAATGGAACTTACTGCAGATCAATGCAATTTTACATGCAGTGGAGAGGAGATAGTAACTAACTACACTACTCTTGGTTACTGGACAAAACCAGTAGAAGCAACTACAGTTCCAGAAATTTATGATGATGATGTCCCGTTTTATACATTGTCTTATCGATACATCGGCGTTGTTGGTCTTATCGGTTGCATAATCAGTGGCTGTATCATCAGTCTTCTAACAG GTGGATGGAGAGATCGCCACAAGATAAATCCGAAGTTATTGAGACCACTTTTCGATCTCTGGATTTTCAGAATATGGATTCCGGAAAAAATCAGAAAGTTTCTACGATTTGGAATTGAATGGAGTGAAGATGACAAGGATGATGAGTTTGAAACAAaaccagaaaaaaataaaata GATGAATGTATTGGAGTTTATTCAGTGAAAATTGATCCTGACAACGTAAATGCAGACGTCCGTTTTGGGGATGCTGAACACGCCGTAAAAATGAGAAGTTTGTAA